One Microbacterium trichothecenolyticum DNA window includes the following coding sequences:
- a CDS encoding tetratricopeptide repeat protein produces MTEEAEPASKSDAGDDRSFQEKVSLTAEDLIRDAQRWYEKEDYSAARELMERAKDIGGGGDEFHHNLGLIYMAQGDYLEAIRSFEESVESIPDGLVNRGYCWELVGDSERARADYLAALQVDSQDVAALVNLGTLDLAEDRVDEAKAVLSRAVGIDPRCNWQLADVFLELGDLKSAERALELAERAGEERATAQLSEVREMIRIDSVRRLQ; encoded by the coding sequence ATGACCGAAGAAGCCGAGCCCGCTTCGAAATCTGATGCTGGCGATGATCGATCATTTCAAGAAAAAGTCAGCCTGACGGCCGAGGATCTCATAAGGGATGCTCAACGCTGGTACGAGAAAGAAGACTATTCGGCCGCGCGCGAACTAATGGAACGCGCTAAAGATATTGGCGGAGGTGGTGATGAGTTTCATCACAACTTGGGTTTGATATATATGGCGCAAGGTGATTACCTGGAGGCCATTCGATCATTCGAAGAGTCTGTCGAGTCAATTCCAGATGGCCTCGTTAATCGCGGCTACTGCTGGGAGCTTGTTGGTGACTCTGAGAGGGCCAGGGCTGATTACTTAGCCGCCTTGCAAGTTGACTCACAAGACGTCGCCGCCCTCGTCAATCTCGGGACTCTCGACTTGGCGGAAGACCGTGTGGACGAAGCAAAAGCCGTGCTTTCCAGGGCCGTTGGCATTGATCCCCGGTGTAATTGGCAGCTGGCTGACGTTTTTCTCGAGTTGGGAGATCTTAAATCGGCAGAGCGCGCCCTAGAGCTGGCGGAGAGGGCGGGGGAAGAGCGCGCTACGGCTCAATTGTCTGAGGTTCGCGAAATGATCCGGATTGATTCTGTTCGGCGACTGCAGTAG